The stretch of DNA CTTGAAGTGCCGCTTCATCACTCCACTTTTCAAAGAATACAAAAGTACCATCGTGTTCCTCTGATTCATGTAAAGCGTAAAGTATGCAGCCTGCTTCGGCGCGTGAAGGGCCGACAACGTCCAATAAAACCTCTTTAAGCTCTTTTTGTTTATCTGCTTTCGCTGATAAGGTTGCTAGGATGGTGATCATGATATTACCTCGCTTACTTTGATTTACTATAGGCAATCGGAGAGGAGCCTGCTTCATATTATATACCAGATTGCCTCTTAACCAATACAAAGCGCTTTCCGTTCTTTGCATGATGTAGGGATGATTTTAAATCATTTTCTCCATTATCGGAAACTTTAATCCACCTTTTACAAGGAAACGGCTTGTCTCTTTTAAGCCGAACTTATGATAGAAATATGCTTTATCCTGACGCGCGTTGCACCATACTCTGCTGACACCGATGTTTTGGCATTTCCCTAATATGAATTTCAACAGCATACTGCCGTATCGCTTGCCCTGTTCTTCCGGCAGCGTGGCAAACTTCCTGAATTGGGCTTCATCTTCCTCAATGAATAGAGAGATGACGGAACTAATTTATCATTGATAAAAAGTCCATAATGTTGGCCGGCATCATCATGTTCCAATATGACATAATCAAGATGTTTATCTGGCCACAAAACAAGATGACGTATTTTCCAGGTCATTTCTTTTGGGATTGGTTTGATGATAGGCTTCATTCTTATTA from Terribacillus sp. FSL K6-0262 encodes:
- a CDS encoding putative quinol monooxygenase, coding for MITILATLSAKADKQKELKEVLLDVVGPSRAEAGCILYALHESEEHDGTFVFFEKWSDEAALQAHLETEHYRKYRESSEPYLASREVKRLHDISGLKG
- a CDS encoding GNAT family N-acetyltransferase; this encodes MSSVISLFIEEDEAQFRKFATLPEEQGKRYGSMLLKFILGKCQNIGVSRVWCNARQDKAYFYHKFGLKETSRFLVKGGLKFPIMEKMI